A single genomic interval of Mycobacterium sp. DL592 harbors:
- a CDS encoding ABC transporter permease, with product MVTDLFPAGTFRPDPRPNTVPKMLAAQYGLELKLLLRNGEQLLLTMFIPITLLVGLTLLPLGSFGDHRVDVFVPMIMALAVISTAFTGQAIAVAFDRRYGALKRLGATALPVWGIIAGKSLAVVTVVFLQALLLGGIGLALGWRPHPVGLVLGAVIIALGTAGFAAMGLLLGGTLRAEIVLAVANLLWFVFAGLGALTLETQAIPRAVSWVARLTPSGALTEALTRAMSLSVDWFGIAVLAVWGAVSAVAALRWFRFT from the coding sequence ATCGTGACCGACCTTTTCCCCGCAGGCACCTTCCGCCCGGATCCGCGGCCCAACACGGTGCCGAAGATGCTGGCCGCCCAGTACGGCCTGGAGCTGAAGTTGTTGCTGCGCAATGGCGAACAGCTGCTCCTGACGATGTTCATCCCGATCACCCTGCTGGTCGGTCTGACGCTGCTGCCGCTGGGGTCATTCGGCGACCACCGGGTGGACGTGTTCGTCCCGATGATCATGGCGCTGGCGGTGATCTCGACGGCGTTCACCGGCCAGGCGATCGCAGTGGCCTTCGACCGGCGCTACGGCGCGCTCAAACGTCTCGGCGCCACCGCACTGCCGGTGTGGGGCATCATCGCGGGCAAGTCGCTTGCCGTCGTCACGGTGGTGTTCCTGCAGGCGCTGCTGCTGGGCGGGATCGGCCTGGCGCTGGGCTGGCGCCCGCACCCGGTCGGCCTGGTGCTCGGTGCGGTGATCATCGCGCTGGGCACCGCGGGTTTCGCCGCGATGGGTCTGCTGCTCGGCGGGACGCTGCGGGCCGAGATCGTGCTGGCCGTGGCCAACCTGCTGTGGTTCGTCTTCGCCGGGCTCGGCGCGCTCACCCTGGAGACCCAGGCCATCCCGCGTGCGGTCTCCTGGGTGGCCCGACTTACACCGTCGGGGGCGCTGACCGAAGCGCTGACCCGGGCGATGTCGTTGTCGGTCGACTGGTTCGGGATCGCGGTGCTCGCGGTCTGGGGTGCGGTGTCGGCGGTCGCGGCACTGCGCTGGTTCCGCTTCACCTGA